The following is a genomic window from Clostridium sp..
ATACCTGCTTTTTTAATAAAATCTCCTCTGGCAGCTTCAAACCATATATAATAATTTGAATGATGAGCTATTCCCATCTTATCTGTTTCTGCATATCTGACTTTTATTCTTGTGCTGCTGGTATACATAATATTTTTATTCTCCTCTTTGCTTTCATCTTTATGCTGCGGGACATCATTTTTGGCAGGATCTTTATGGCTGTCACCATTGTCCTTTTTGGGACTCCTGTCGTGATCTGCAGTCATTGTATTATCAATAGCCTTGTCCAATATTTTATCTGCCTTCTCCATTCCCTTTTTCAATATAGTGTCATCAGGATTGTGCTTGTTTGACAGCTTACTTTTTTTACTGCCCTTTTCTTCGCCTGATAATGCATCTTTTTGATCAAAGAGATTTTTCTTTATAATATCCATTAACATCTTTTTATCTACAAACTCATCAAGAAAAAAATTCTCTTTTTTATCCTCTTTATCTTTATGATGATGAAATTCTTTTTCTTTTTTTATATATATCTTATCATATCTCCTTTTATATCTTTCAATTCTTCTAATATATCTAGGGAGCATATAAAGTGCAAATTCTATAAAATCGTCTGTATTACCCGCGTATCTTCTTCCCATTTTCATTCCTCCTATACACTCTCTGTATAGTATATACTATGGAAACTGTTATGTTCAGTTGCACTTTATATATAAGTGACAAATTATTTTTTTATATTCATAATATCAACTCTGCTTGCCCTCTTTGGGAGTATTGACGATCCAGGTCCCCTCTTTTTCACCTGTTCTTCCGGAATTTTTAGCTCTCTTGCTATGATCTTTCTAACTCTCGGTCCGCAGAACATACCCTGGCACATTCCCATTCCTGCTCTTGTACGCCTTTTTATTCCATCTATGGAATCTGTCTTAACAGTTCTGTGCAGCGCATCCACGATTTCCGATTCTGTCACTTTTTCACATCTGCATATAATATGTTTTTCGGGATCTTCAGAATCTATATCTCCCCTGAAATTTCCATCCTTTTTGACTATTATAGGTTTTCTAAATGGATTGAATTTTTCATCTCTATCCAGCTTTAATCCAGCCTTATACAATACATCAACCACTTTAAGCGCTATTGCAGGTGAAGATGTAATCCCAGGTGAGTCAATACCCGCTACATTTATAAAGCCCCTAACTTCCGTCTCTTCTATTATAAAATCCTTTGTACTGCTCGTGGGTCTGATTCCTGCAAAAGAAGTTATAGCCTTTTTCATATTGAATCCAGACACTGATTTTTTAGCTGTCTCTACAATATACTTCAATATCTCTTCATCAGTGGACACATCTCCCCTGTCTGATACTTCCTGTGCATTTGGTCCAATCATCAGGTTGCCATGATAGGTTGTAGTTACAAGTATCCCCTTTCCTTTCTCTGTAGGAACCTGAAATATTACACTGTTAACAAGATAGGACTGATCCTTGTTAAAGATAATATATTCACCCTTTCGTGGAACAATAGTGAAATAATCCAGTCCTACCATGTCAGATATTCTGTCACTATATGCACCTGCAGCATTTATTATATATCTGCTTTCCACTTTTTCTCCACCGCTTGACACCTGAAATGTTCCATTCTTTTTAACTATAGATGTTACTTCATGCCCTAATTTTAAATCCACTCCGTTTTCTACGGCATTTTCTGCCAGAGCAATAGTCATTTCATAAGGTGAACATACCCCTGCATTTTTACAATACAATGCCCATTTTACACGTTTATTCACATGTGGTTCCATTTCAAGTACCTTTTTCCCGTCAATTATCTCCATTCCGTCTACACCATTTTTTATTCCATTATCGTATAGCTTTTCAATATGTTTCTTTTCCTCATCATTAAATGCCAGCACAAGAGATCCAGTTTCTCTATAACCAAAATTCAATTCACGGTTCAAGCTTTCATACATCCTGTTTCCCCTGATACAAAGCTTGGCTTTTAATGTTCCAGGTTCATCTGAATATCCTCCATGGACTATACCACTGTTAGCCTTAGATGCACCACATGAAACATCATCATTTTTCTCCAGTATGCATATTTTCAACTTATATTTGGAGAGTTCCCTTGCAATTGCACATCCAACTGCACCTGCACCTATAATTACAATATCATACATATAAATTCCCCCCATAATCCATTTTAAAGTACATATAACCTAAACATTTATTTCAACCTTTTCTCCAAGCAGTTCTTTATTTTTCTGCAGCAAGGGTTTTATTTCACGATCTATGAATTCTTTCACCTGTCCGCCTGCCCTTCCCGTGAACTTTTCAGGATCTACAAGTTCAAGTATTTCATCTCTTGTCAATTTGAAGAATGGATCTTCTATTATCCTATCTATGAGATCATTTTCTGCCCCTTCCATTTTTACTCTTCTTGCAGACTCCATAGAATGCTTTCTTATTCTCTCGTGAAGTTCCTGTCTATCTCCTCCTCTTTTAACTGACTCCATTATTATATTTTCCGTAGCCATAAAAGGTAGCTCTCTCTTTACATGAGATTCAATTACTTTGTCATATACAACCATATTTTCCGATACATTAATATATAGATTAAGGACTCCATCCAGTGCAAGAAAAGCTTCAGGTATTGATATTCTCTTGTTTGCTGAATCATCCAGCGTTCTTTCAAACCATTGAGTCGAAGCTGTTATTGCCGGATTCAGTGCATCCACTATTATGTATCTGGCAAGAGATCCCATTCTCTCACATCTCATAGGATTTCTCTTGTATGCCATTGCCGAAGAACCAATTTGATTTTTTTCAAAAGGTTCCTCCATTTCCTTCATACTTTGAAGCAGCCTTATATCATTACTGAATTTGTATGCACTCTGTGCAATTTCCGAAAGCGTGTTTGTTATTATGGAATCCACCTTTCTAGTGTAGGTCTGCCCCGTAACCATGAACTCCTTTTTAAATCCCATTTTTTCCGTTACCATACTGTCAAGTCTCTTAACTTTTTCTTCATCCCCATTAAAAAGCTCCATGAAGCTGGCCTGTGTCCCAGTAGTACCTTTTACGCCCCTGAATCTCATATTATCTATTACAAATTGAAGATTTTCCAGATCAAGATAAAGATCCTGTATCCACAGTGTAGCCCTTTTCCCAACTGTTGTCAGCTGTGCAGGTTGAAAATGCGTAAATCCCAAGGTCGGGAGATCTTTGTATTTTATGGCAAACTTTGAAAGAAGATTTATAACATTAAGTACCTTTTTTTTGATAAGTTCAAGGCCCTCCCTCATAATTATCAAATCCGTGTTGTCACCTACATAAC
Proteins encoded in this region:
- a CDS encoding NAD(P)/FAD-dependent oxidoreductase; the encoded protein is MYDIVIIGAGAVGCAIARELSKYKLKICILEKNDDVSCGASKANSGIVHGGYSDEPGTLKAKLCIRGNRMYESLNRELNFGYRETGSLVLAFNDEEKKHIEKLYDNGIKNGVDGMEIIDGKKVLEMEPHVNKRVKWALYCKNAGVCSPYEMTIALAENAVENGVDLKLGHEVTSIVKKNGTFQVSSGGEKVESRYIINAAGAYSDRISDMVGLDYFTIVPRKGEYIIFNKDQSYLVNSVIFQVPTEKGKGILVTTTYHGNLMIGPNAQEVSDRGDVSTDEEILKYIVETAKKSVSGFNMKKAITSFAGIRPTSSTKDFIIEETEVRGFINVAGIDSPGITSSPAIALKVVDVLYKAGLKLDRDEKFNPFRKPIIVKKDGNFRGDIDSEDPEKHIICRCEKVTESEIVDALHRTVKTDSIDGIKRRTRAGMGMCQGMFCGPRVRKIIARELKIPEEQVKKRGPGSSILPKRASRVDIMNIKK
- the purB gene encoding adenylosuccinate lyase, with the protein product MRDTYNTPLNTRYASEEMSYIFSEDKKFKTWRRLWVALAECESKLGLNITDEQIEELKANVDNINYEDAQKREKEVRHDVMSHVYAYGLQCPKAKGIIHLGATSCYVGDNTDLIIMREGLELIKKKVLNVINLLSKFAIKYKDLPTLGFTHFQPAQLTTVGKRATLWIQDLYLDLENLQFVIDNMRFRGVKGTTGTQASFMELFNGDEEKVKRLDSMVTEKMGFKKEFMVTGQTYTRKVDSIITNTLSEIAQSAYKFSNDIRLLQSMKEMEEPFEKNQIGSSAMAYKRNPMRCERMGSLARYIIVDALNPAITASTQWFERTLDDSANKRISIPEAFLALDGVLNLYINVSENMVVYDKVIESHVKRELPFMATENIIMESVKRGGDRQELHERIRKHSMESARRVKMEGAENDLIDRIIEDPFFKLTRDEILELVDPEKFTGRAGGQVKEFIDREIKPLLQKNKELLGEKVEINV